A region of Candidatus Endomicrobium procryptotermitis DNA encodes the following proteins:
- a CDS encoding methyltransferase domain-containing protein has protein sequence MENVKKHFEEEAKEYDKIITNLIPYYREMTDTLIDVLPFEKQKNIKVLDLGCGTGTISKKVLEKFPNAELLCVDISEKMIEMTKIKLKSYKNVHFQTGNFANIEIKGTFDAAVSSLAIHHLTHKEKRVFYKKVYSLLKPDGYFYNADIILAETEYMQKKYLDKWLQYMKKNMTEKEIDEKWIPTHKNEDKPSKLSDQISQLKEAGFKTPEIVWKYYGFSIFGAIASQVKKT, from the coding sequence ATGGAAAATGTGAAAAAGCATTTTGAAGAAGAAGCAAAAGAGTATGACAAAATAATTACAAATCTTATCCCCTATTATCGGGAAATGACCGATACTTTAATTGATGTACTTCCTTTTGAAAAACAAAAAAATATTAAAGTTTTGGATTTGGGCTGTGGAACTGGAACAATATCGAAAAAAGTTCTGGAAAAATTTCCGAACGCCGAACTTTTGTGCGTTGACATCTCCGAAAAAATGATAGAAATGACAAAAATAAAACTTAAAAGTTATAAAAATGTGCATTTCCAAACAGGAAATTTTGCGAATATTGAAATAAAAGGGACTTTTGACGCGGCAGTTTCATCACTTGCAATACATCATTTGACGCATAAAGAAAAAAGAGTTTTTTATAAAAAAGTATATTCATTGCTAAAACCCGATGGATATTTTTACAATGCGGACATCATTTTGGCGGAAACGGAATATATGCAAAAAAAATATTTGGACAAATGGTTACAATATATGAAAAAAAACATGACGGAAAAAGAAATAGACGAAAAATGGATTCCGACGCACAAAAATGAAGATAAACCTTCAAAATTGTCAGACCAGATAAGCCAGCTCAAAGAAGCCGGATTTAAAACTCCTGAAATTGTCTGGAAATACTATGGCTTTTCTATCTTTGGTGCCATAGCATCACAAGTTAAAAAGACCTAA